A DNA window from Myxococcales bacterium contains the following coding sequences:
- a CDS encoding DUF2381 family protein, with protein sequence MHDRRWGRRLLPVFAIAAGLAVATPVAVAQNSGQARTILVDEGGSYEVLVHPDFVTVVYLPDKIDKALASDTVSYEVKPIGATSLAIRPLKPDAKPANLALSTASMKVTVVLRLAADRDAAMTQVTFKRADVEAELERRIAEKVTARTAELEAKIAAMQAAMDAELPKLADGLIAARILQRREVRKLDAIERNDANVVVETKDVLYLGDDAFVVFEIENRNKAPYRLATVAMQDGARDVAGVVRFTSDAAETAGAGVLGVVRPGGRGKGVVVVRRATDLNGKRLTLVVSEPGGRGKVAVDRIVLR encoded by the coding sequence ATGCACGATCGTCGCTGGGGGCGCCGCCTCCTTCCTGTGTTCGCCATCGCCGCGGGCCTGGCCGTGGCCACGCCGGTGGCCGTCGCCCAGAACAGCGGCCAGGCCCGGACCATCCTGGTCGACGAGGGCGGCTCGTACGAGGTCCTGGTCCACCCCGACTTCGTGACGGTCGTGTACCTGCCCGACAAGATCGACAAGGCCCTGGCCTCGGACACCGTCAGCTACGAGGTCAAGCCGATCGGCGCGACCAGCCTGGCGATCCGGCCGCTCAAGCCCGACGCCAAGCCGGCCAACCTGGCGCTGTCGACCGCGTCGATGAAGGTGACCGTGGTGCTGCGGCTGGCGGCCGACCGCGACGCGGCGATGACCCAGGTGACGTTCAAGCGCGCCGACGTCGAGGCCGAGCTGGAGCGCCGCATCGCCGAGAAGGTCACGGCGCGCACGGCCGAGCTCGAGGCCAAGATCGCCGCGATGCAGGCGGCCATGGACGCCGAGCTGCCCAAGCTGGCCGACGGCCTGATCGCCGCGCGCATCCTGCAGCGGCGCGAGGTGCGCAAGCTCGACGCGATCGAGCGCAACGACGCCAACGTCGTGGTCGAGACCAAGGACGTGCTCTACCTCGGCGACGACGCGTTCGTGGTGTTCGAGATCGAGAACCGCAACAAGGCGCCGTACCGCCTGGCCACCGTCGCGATGCAGGACGGCGCCCGCGACGTCGCCGGCGTGGTGCGCTTCACCAGCGACGCGGCCGAGACCGCCGGCGCCGGGGTGCTCGGCGTGGTCCGCCCCGGCGGCCGCGGCAAGGGCGTGGTCGTCGTGCGCCGCGCGACCGATCTCAACGGCAAGCGGCTCACGCTGGTGGTCAGCGAGCCCGGTGGCCGCGGCAAGGTCGCCGTCGATCGGATCGTGCTGCGATGA
- a CDS encoding NAD(P)-binding domain-containing protein produces the protein MKIAVLGSGTVGEVLANGFLKHGHDVVRASRDPSKLAAWAQQAGARAATFAEAAAGAEVVVLAVKGGAAGEAIALAGLDNLAGKVVIDATNPIADAPPQDGVIKFFTNLDESLMERLQAQAPAARFVKAFSCVGNAFMVNPTFAGGPPSMFICGNDADAKATVRTILTQFGWDTEDMGTAVAARAIEPLCMLWCIPGMRGGGWNHAFKLIRT, from the coding sequence ATGAAGATCGCAGTGCTCGGTTCTGGAACCGTCGGTGAGGTGCTCGCCAACGGCTTCCTCAAGCATGGTCACGACGTGGTCCGCGCCTCGCGCGATCCGTCCAAGCTCGCGGCGTGGGCGCAGCAGGCCGGGGCGCGCGCCGCCACGTTCGCCGAGGCCGCCGCCGGCGCCGAGGTCGTGGTGCTCGCGGTCAAGGGCGGCGCCGCCGGCGAGGCGATCGCGCTGGCCGGCCTCGACAACCTCGCCGGCAAGGTCGTCATCGACGCGACCAACCCGATCGCCGACGCGCCGCCCCAGGACGGCGTGATCAAGTTCTTCACCAACCTCGACGAGTCGCTGATGGAGCGGCTCCAGGCCCAGGCCCCGGCCGCGCGGTTCGTCAAGGCGTTCTCGTGCGTCGGCAACGCGTTCATGGTGAACCCGACGTTCGCGGGCGGCCCGCCGAGCATGTTCATCTGCGGCAACGACGCCGACGCCAAGGCCACGGTCCGCACGATCCTCACCCAGTTCGGCTGGGACACCGAGGACATGGGCACCGCCGTGGCGGCCCGGGCGATCGAGCCGCTGTGCATGCTGTGGTGCATCCCGGGCATGCGCGGCGGCGGCTGGAACCACGCGTTCAAGCTGATCCGGACCTGA